A window of the Salvelinus alpinus chromosome 25, SLU_Salpinus.1, whole genome shotgun sequence genome harbors these coding sequences:
- the scfd1 gene encoding sec1 family domain-containing protein 1: MAASVREKQAAALKRMLNFNTSPLKNTAAEPVWKVLIYDRFGQDIISPLLAVKELRDMGITLHLLLHSDRDPIPDVPAIYFVMPTEENIDRICQDLRNQLYESYYLNFISAISRSKLEDIASAALSANAVTQVTKVFDQYLNFITLEDDMFILCNQNKELISYHAINKPDIMDTEMEAIMDTIVDSLFCFFVTLGAVPIIRCPRGNAAEMVAVKLDKKLRENLRDARNSLFTGDNMGAGQFSFQRPLFVLADRNLDLATPLHHTWTYQALIHDVLDFHLNRVSMDESVGSEASPSGARPKKKNKKSYDLTAADKFWQKHKGSPFPEVAESVQEELDTYRAQEDEVKRLKSIMGLEGEDEGAISSISMSDNTAKLTSAVSSLPELLEKKRLIDLHTNVATAVLDHIKSRKLDVYFEYEEKLMSKSTLEKSLLDIISDPDAGTPEDKMRLFLIFYITALQPPSESDLDQYKKALLETGCDLSSLNYIKQWKAFTKIAATPSNYGNSGVKPMGLFSRVMNSGSQFVMEGVKHLVLKQHNLPVTRILDNLMEMKSNPETDDYRYFDPKMLRGSESSTPRNKNPFQEAIVFVVGGGNYIEYQNLVDYTKAKPGKRVLYGCSELFNAGQFIKQLSSLGQK, encoded by the exons CTGCATTGAAGCGCATGCTGAATTTCAACACTTCTCCGTTGAAAAACACTGCTGCCGAGCCGGTATGGAAGGTGCTGATCTATGACAGGTTTGGCCAGGACATAATCTCCCCTCTACTGGCGGTCAAAGAACTACGGGACATGGGAATCACTTTGCACTT GTTGCTTCATTCAGACAGAGATCCCATCCCGGATGTGccagccatctattttgttatgCCGACAGAGGAGAACATTGACCGGATATGCCAA GACCTTCGTAACCAGCTATATGAGTCATACTATTTGAACTTCATCTCAGCCATATCCAGAAGTAAACTAGAGGATATTGCTAGTGCAGCTCTCTCAGCTAACGCTGTCACCCAGGTTACCAAG GTGTTTGATCAGTATTTGAATTTCATCACACTCGAAGATGATATGTTTATCCTCTGTAATCAAAATAAAGAGCTCATCTCCTACCATG CGATTAACAAACCGGACATCATGGACACAGAGATGGAGGCCATCATGGATACGATTGTAGACAGCCTTTTCTGCTTCTTTGTCACTCTGG GTGCTGTCCCCATAATCCGCTGTCCAAGAGGGAATGCTGCGGAGATGGTCGCGGTG AAACTTGACAAGAAGCTGAGGGAGAACCTGCGAGACGCCAGAAACAGCCTATTCACTGGAGACAATATGGGGGCCGGCCAGTTCAG cttcCAGAGACCCCTATTTGTTCTCGCTGACCGCAACCTGGATCTTGCCACCCCTCTCCACCACACATGGACCTACCAGGCCCTCATCCACGATGTGCTG gacTTCCACCTGAACAGGGTCAGTATGGACGAGTCTGTGGGGTCAGAAGCTTCCCCTTCCGGAGCCAGACccaagaagaaaaataagaaGAGTTATGACCTCACAGCCGCAGACAAATTCTGGCAGAAACACAAGGGCAG CCCGTTCCCGGAGGTGGCTGAGTCTGTACAGGAGGAGTTAGACACGTACCGAGCCCAGGAGGACGAGGTCAAACGCCTCAAGAGCATCATG GGGTTGGAGGGTGAGGATGAGGGAGccattagtagtattagtatgtCAGACAACACCGCAAAACTTACCTCAGCTGTCAG CTCCCTACCAGAGCTTCTGGAGAAGAAGAGGCTGATTGACCTCCACACTAACGTAGCCACCGCCGTTCTGGATCACATTAAG AGCCGTAAACTGGACGTGTACTTTGAGTACGAGGAGAAGCTGATGAGCAAATCCACCCTGGAAAAGTCTTTACTGGACATCATCAGTGACCCTGACG CGGGAACACCAGAGGACAAGATGAGACTGTTTCTGATTTTCTACATCACAGCCCTGCAACCCCCTTCAGAG agtgatctGGACCAATACAAGAAGGCTCTTCTAGAAACTGGCTGCGACCTGTCCTCTCTCAACTACATCAAGCAGTGGAA GGCTTTCACAAAGATTGCTGCCACACCATCTAACTATGGGAACAGCGGTGTGAAACCTATGGG CCtcttctctagagtgatgaactCTGGCTCCCAGTTTGTCATGGAGGGGGTGAAACACCTGGTGCTTAAACAGCAT AACCTGCCAGTCACGCGTATCCTGGACAACCTGATGGAGATGAAGTCCAATCCG GAGACGGATGACTACAGATACTTTGATCCCAAGATGCTGCGCGGCAGTGAGAG CTCAACCCCAAGGAACAAGAACCCGTTTCAAGAG GCTATCGTCTTTGTGGTCGGAGGAGGAAACTACATAGAATATCAAAACCTGGTGGACTACACAAAG GCAAAGCCAGGGAAGAGGGTGCTGTACGGATGCAGTGAGCTCTTCAATGCAGGGCAGTTCATCAAACAG CTATCCTCACTCGGCCAAAAGTAA